GTCACGCGACACacgttgtcgtgtagacctaacCTTTTTGCTCATCTGGAAAAAACGTACCGCAACCTCTGATACAGAATACAACTCGTCCTCCTCCAGCTAGGCCGATGGAAAACTAGTAAAGTGATGACGACACAAGTTACTTACTAAGGTCTCTCTCCAACTTGGCAGTATATAAATACAGACCCTTCAGGAAGATGTGTCAGTTCCTTGCGCACGACCGGCtcagctagaaaaaaaaaaatatataatacagataaatgtaagttatgctccgtggtagcggaatccataatggaattattagagaacccgaaccttgtacgccgaacttaaaaacacaagttcgctcctCCCTGGTCATGAATTGTAgtataagggtatattcacacacgGGAGATTTATTGCAGAGTCTTCATCTGAATGGGGATTAGCAGAAAACTGGGCTCACGCTGACAACCTCATGAATGAAATGGATTTTCAGGCGCAGATATTTCTGCAACAAAACGATTACTGCGGACCTAACggtggtgtcacacagtattattttttgtggtgcgtgTACTGACTTTTGGGTCCAGAAAACCCCCCAAAATGTCATAGCCACATAGACAGATGTAGGTCAGTAGGAAATTATGGGCCTCATGGTGTAAGGATCGCAAACCCATAAAGTTCTTGGAAATATTTTACAAAACAAGAGGAAAAAAAACAGgttagcacaaaaaaaaaaaaaatccccgtaATGATATTCAGAACCCATGTACTTCATCTCCTCCATTTACAACAATATGTCGAcccaagaggaaaaaaaataatcttgaatagtgttgagcgaacttgtgttttaagttcggcgtctaaagttcgagttcaggttatcgaagtatcccgttttggtccatggtagcggaatccataacgggatacttcgataacccgaactttagacgccaaacttaaaacacaagttcgctcaacactaatcttgaACAATGACGTTCCACCAATGGTTAATCTTAATGATGTGGCTCCGGAGTCACTGGGAACTTTGACACATTCTTCAGGAGCAGAAGATTACTTAACAGCCCTGCACGTAGCAGAAgagttcggcctcatgcacacggctgggcAGCAGCGGGTCCGCAACATGCGGGCAccgccgtgtgctccccgcatcgcgGGTCCCGCAacatgcgggcaccggccgtgtgctccccgcatcgcgGGTCCGCAacatgcgggcaccggccgtgtgctccccgcatcgcgGGTCCGCAacatgcgggcaccggccgtgtgctccccgcatcgcgGGTCCGCAacatgcgggcaccggccgtgtgctcccccgCATCGCGGGTCCGCAacatgcgggcaccggccgtgtgctccccgcatcgcgGGTCCGCAacatgcgggcaccggccgtgtgctccccgcatcgcgGGTCCGCAacatgcgggcaccggccgtgtgctccccgcatcgcgGGTCCGCAACATGcgggcaccggcccgtgtgctccccgcatcgcgGGTCCGCAacatgcgggcaccggccgtgtgctccccgcatcgcgGGTCCGCAacatgcgggcaccggccgtgtgctccccgcatcgcgGGTCCGCAacatgcgggcaccggccgtgtgctccccgcatcgcgGGTCCGCAacatgcgggcaccggccgtgtgctccccgcatcgcgGGTCCGCAacatgcgggcaccggccgtgtgctccccgcatcgcgggtccagacccattcactagaatgggtccacaatccggagctgcggtgtgAAACAGAGGCACGGACCCTACGGAGAGCTTctctggtgtttctgtccgtgcctccgcaacgcacgaaaaatagaacatgttcttttttttttttgcagagcggacggatcacagacccatttgtTCCGTTTCGATGTAACACAACCGCATCctgacggaacggatgcatctggATGTGTCAACATGAAACTGACCCGTTTTGGTCGGGTTCTGAGATCCTCTTCTCAAAACTGGAAAccaaagcgcaagtgtgaaacaggccttagactCGTCCATGTTCCATCTGGAAAACACGGACAAGAATTAAATTACATTTATCTTCTGATTTATCCAAGCCCTAAAATGCCTCCCTATACACCCGGCCCCTCCCACAGATAGTACTTACCTGCTCCTgacgcgggtgctggggagccaggtaagtactaTGGTAGGGGGAGGCATTTTAGagcttgaataacccctttaatcatgcaGCCATTCTCTCTGCACAATCTGATGGTCAGTGCAGGAAACACACACATGAACTCCTGGGCGATCCCTTTAacccaggtgttgtgaaactacaactcccagcatgcacacttgctcatcTGTCATggagcctgctgggagttgtagtgctggCCTTACCTGTCACACAGTCCGGGCACCAGCTCAGCCCCTGCTCGTCCTTGTCCCCACAGAACAGAGCGAACAGCGGCCTCCCCTTGTGCTTCTCCGCCTCTCTGCAGTAGTCCTCGTAGCCGCGCACCTTCACCTCCGTGTAGTCCGCCATCACAGCACTGACTGCTCATTCACCACTACGGACACTTCCTTCCTTAACGTTTAAAGGGCCCGCACACCCAAGTCACTGCAGCcggctcaacactagttatcagCCATAGAAACGGTTTATGTAAACCATATCTAACCCCCTAACTATATCATTAGGGGTTAATGCAGAATTGCCCACTGTGAACATTACGCAGACACATGGCAGTGAGGCGCTGGCAGCCATCTTTAGTGAGGCATCTAAGGGCACCACATTGCGCCTGTTATAGCGATATAAAGATTCATGGAAGtttacagtttttatattttcgcCCAACGACACTCACAGGTGACATTCTACGAATATAAATAAAGGCTTCTTAGGCCTATGGTGATGATGCATTGGCGGCCATCTTGACTACTGGCAGGACGTTAGGACGGCACATCAAACAAAACATTATAATATTTAGGCTAACGACACAGGCCTCGTATTTTATTCAATTGACTAGTACGTCATTgcattttattataaatacattcaaagtgaataaactttatttataaaCCACCCGCGCACATTCGCTTATTCCCGCCACCTAACTGATTCGCTACGAAGTTTGGGCCGGGCGGTGACCCGTAGTTGGTACGCAGTTGTCATGGCGCCGGTTTCAACCGCTTTGTAGTGGGGGAATGGAAGGCTGCACCGAGAGGTTTACGTGACGTTGGCAATGTACGATGGGAAGGGGTGCGGGAGTGTAGTGCAGCCGGGGGAAGGGGCCTCTCTATAGAGTATTATCAGCCATGGCTCTGGAGCGGCTGCCGAGTGCATCAGCCAAGGGGACACAGGTGAGTTTGATCTGGATTCAGTGTAGTGCTACATCTCCTTCACTCTGCACAGCGCCCCCCGACCACCTGGCTGTACAGGGAACTGCAGCATCACTGTGTTCCCAGCAACCTGATCATAAAATCATCCGGCATCACTGTATCAGATGGGAATCCCCTTCAAGAGTGTAACATcttgtaggctactttcacactagcagcatggACCTccgctgtcggatccgtcctgccgctagtgaacgtgtgctgCCGGACTGCTgctcggtccccattgactataatgtgggcGAAGGCAcgacggcgagaggctgccggaaaaaatgctggatatgtcgtagttttattccggcagcctctcgctgtGCCTCCGCTGGAactctgcccccattatagtcattggggacagagcggcagtccgggggcacacgttcactagcggcaggatggatccgacaggctgttcacctgccggagttccgtgccgccagtgtgaaagtagccttactgataatacaaccatctgcatccgttatgaaacatagccaagacggatccgtcatgtacaccattgaaggtcaatggaggacggatccgttttctattgtggcagagaaaacggatctgtccccattgacttgcattgtaggtcatgacggatctgttttgctccgcatcccaggacggaaagaaaaccgcagcatgctgcggtttgctctctggtatgggagcacaaccaaacggaacggaatgcattttggacaatgacaatgaatggggacaaaacagaagcttttttttttttccggtattgagatctttaggctactttcacaccagcgtttttgctggatccgtcatgtatcagcaaaaacgcttcagttactgataatacaaccatctgcatccgttatgaacagatctttaaaatggccaagacggatccggcatgaacactattgaaagtcaatgggggacggatccgttttctaatgtgtcagagaaaacggatctgtccccattgacttgcattgtgagtcatgacggattagtcttgctccgcatcccaggacacactcaaaaacactgcttgctgcGCTATTCTGTGCGTCATGGGAACATATTCTGGTtactccgttcccttcagttcagttttgtccctgttgacaatgaatggggacaaaactgaagtgctttcctccagtattgagaccctatgatggatcccaatagcggaaagggaaaacgctggtgtgaaaataTTCTTGGCCACAATTTCTGGGGGTCTATAGGCTTAGATTGTAGTCACTATCCCAAATAGAGGGGTCACAGTACTCTACAGCGCACTACTGCCCTTAGATCTGGGGGAATGGGTGCAGCACATTTTAAAGGGATCTTCTGGGAATATCTGAACTGTTGGGGTCTGACGCCCAACATCCCaggggatcagctgtttgaggaggccacagcactccgGCCTCCTCCTTGGCCAGAGATGTGGCCTTCATTGGTCTTATGACTTGGGTGCAGCTTCAAGTGAGTGGGCCTgggatgcaataccaagcacagccactatacaatggacggcgctgtgcttggtgcacTGGTTGTAATGGCCGCCATATCGGATGTCACCTAGCTTGTACCCAAGAAAAGCAGAACACAATggcaataatatatattttttcttttttccccccacagcTTAGATTTAATTTGGATGTGGTAACGCACCCAACGAATTTAGCCGCCCAGTACACAGGCCCCAATCCCATCGTAATAGAGAAGATCTTAAGAGCCCAGAATAAACACGCAGACCATTCAGCCGCTGAAGATTTGCTCCGAAATTCCTGTTCATCTGTATCGTTCAGCATCGTCTCGGAGGAGCGGCTGAATCTTGCGGTCCAGCTTGCAAAGCGAGATGTGAAAAGAAGTAACTTAAGGGAGAAGATCGGCTCCAAAGCGCAACCTCAGCCTAAACCAGGGGTGGTGTCCAGCAGTCCTGACAGGAGGAGACTGCCGAGCAAAGAGCCGAGGGCCAACGGTCCGGGAAAACCTGAGGTCACCAGATCGGGGGCCAGAGTATATGTGTATACCCCAGATCGAAACAGGATGGACATGGGGGTCTCAGACTCGCCACCTACACGAGATCCTGGTCCTGGAGGAAGCCCGAAAAAAGGAATGGACCCCAGTGAGCATGAAGTGAGGCGTCTGCAGAAAGAGCTGCACACTTACATGAAGAAAATTGAAGACCTTGCCAAGAAAGGTAAGAACGGGGTTGTACGTTTTACATAAATACTGCGATTTCCGAACATACTTCCATATATGAAGTAATGTGGAGCAGGACTTGTGTAGTGCCGTgttagccagaaaaaaaaactggcttagttgctcatagcaacgaatcagattccagctttcattgtccaaaggagctgtccaaaatggaaggtcgaatctgattggttgccatgggcagctaagccgtttctactttacaccagtttgataaatgaccccctatgtgatGTTGAATACTTGTGTGTtaataaatacaaaagtattatggcagagagatcttttattgactaaagcctgtattatactctgtgATTTTTCGGCAGGTAATTACTAATGCGTGCTCGcaggaatgctcgttagcgatcatctggctgTGTAATATTGCCGCCAATTGCCTGATCATTgcgcaatccaaatcttttgacatgttgaAAAATAATAGTTGGCAGGCgacagatcgtggtgtctaataacGAATTAATGATCTGCATCTGCagccggcaaaccactatacagcatggggacagaGTGATCTCAgcgtgatcactcctccccatactgtggaggagatcgcttcatgtaatagcagtgatctcctccactagcgagcaggcgattgccgagaGCGAACGtgtccttcccaacaatctgccacTTCAGGCTGTGTAATGCAcgatgtatgtattttgcagtccataaaaacggatccgcaaaaaatacgtatgatgtgcattctgtattttgcggaacaaaacagctgtcccctaaggctagggctacacgatgacatgtgtcacgcaacaatttttataatgatagtcgcCATGCCACATGCTGTGACTGTGAtacgacagtagcaaaaaatccatccaagatggatttttcggcGACTGTTgcattgcagtcgcagcatgttgcagtgcgacaccatagactatcattataaaaattgtcgtgcgacatcaatgtgttgcgctgtagttgtgccctatgtgtcgcgcgacacatgtcgtcgtgtagccctagcccagggatcagcaacctccggcactccagctgttcagaaactactactcccagaatgcttcattcacttccatGGAAGCTAGAAGagcagccgagcatgtttgcatgctgggagttgtagtttcacaacagctggagtgccgaaggttgctgatccctgccctagcctaatagaacagtactatccttgtctgcagctccctctgttgtactgggcggagtttttgtattagggttgtcccttgctgcagcgctggccaatcgtagcgcatcagctcatagcctgggagtcccaggctatgagctgtgcgctacgattggccagcgctgcagcaagggaaaaccctaatacaaaaactccgcccagtacaacagagggagctgcagacaccggagcctataccgggcgaacggagcggcgcccagagatactagtaagtgcagggggacccctgggtgccgctctgcccacagatatagttagtttttaggttttaaactagtgaaaggtcctctttaaagactaGTTTATATGGGTTCCAGACTTTAACAcagggttccccaactccagtcctcagggcccacttgccggtcaggatttgggagtatcccacagaatgaatacctgtggcaagtcctgatgcatggacactaattatatcagctgcccaatactaaggaaatcctgaaaacatgaccggcagctGGGCCCTGAGGATTGGAGCTGAGGACCACtgctttaacacataatacaggaggcaggtgccggcaacagaatcgcattgccggcgcCCTGCCCCTGACGGGGAGCTGCGTTCAGCGGCAGTAAACCCCTTAGGTgacgataatcggtcgatccctagccgGTACCATAGAAGCTCACATACTGTAGGTcggcaccttttcctatagtgggcAAGTACTGCCAACGGTGGTCCTtaaccctggaaatgagcagtgtataatgcaatggaaaagtgaatccagccagcaaaggaggcaatatgggcaatcacaatacattagtaagtgccttgtagtaacttttcTATACAtgctaaatgccatttgctgaagtgacacaacccctttaaggcgcgctcaggctactttcacatatgcgttttcgtatcgggttttgagatccggcagagaatctcaaaaccggaggaacccacctcagttttgtcccaatttatTGTCGATGgaaacaaaactgaacaaatgCATTCCTTTCCGGTTTGTTGCGttctgtgaccggacacaaaaccgctgcttgTGTATGGTTTGCGAAACTGAAcaagccagatccggcactaaaaacaatggaagtcaatggtgcAGAATCAAGGGGGTTTTCAGACTGGAAAAGGGTTTGTTCACTTTTGTTTTACTACAATCTCATCCGAACGGAACGGACGCAGCCAGTTGTATtaaataaaactgaagcgttttcctccggttttgagatctttTTCCAGGAAATCacacatgtgaatgtagccttacacttTCAGACTTTTCAGAATTGGCTGCCACATGAGCGATAAAGGGCTTTTATCTGGTACTTGATTTTATTTCCCCTCTGCCAGCTCAGGTCGGTGGAGACTAGTTGCTTTGATGTCTCGCCATAGACTGCAGAATGAAAAAGCTGCTCCAGTCACTCTCACTACAGCTCGTCTCCCGACTCCTTATTTCCAGTTATAATCTGATCCTCCAGAGAACTGGCAGTCGTCTTGGTCTCTCAAGATGGATTTAACAGGAAGGGTGACCTATTAGTTTTTGGGAAGGGAGAAAGTggctgataagtggagaaagaggcattttccCCAAACAAGATATATTCTGAGATTTATGTTTGGCTTTActgttgatttatgcaaagtttgttggaatgttagtgaccatttaatatattttctgttatttttgcaCGTTTCATCTTTCAGACCACCAAATAGATTTCTTGGATCCATCAGAAGAAGTCAGAGGCCGCGTACGCCAGCAGGAACGAACAGCTCGATCAGCCAGGATGCTCTATGTTTTGCAGCAACAGGTGATGACATTTAAAGAGgaatttgttttttttgcagaggaTGGATCATAAGAGAGCATTCATTCCTGAGTGCAATAAATCCTGGGTGTGATCTTGGTTAGTATTAACAGAACTGCTCTGAAAACAAGAACATGAATAGGAATACCACCCAAAATGTAAgttgcctttaaaggggtattcccatcttggacattgggggtatattgctaggatatgcccccaatgtctcatAGGTGCCAGTCCCATCTCTGgaacagagcctgcaaagtgcCGTAGGGCCCATGCGTggcagccctccattcatttctgtgggatgttgaaaatagccaagtggcgCGCTCAGcaattttcggaagtcccattgaagtgaatgtgaatCGCAACGCGCAAGTGCGGCCAACGctactttcacttctatggggcttacggaaatagctgagccagcactcaGCCGTTTTTCGGCAGTCACATCTAAAGGAATAAAGGGCAGCCGCACATGCGTGTTGCGCCCCCCAACACTTTGCAGTCTTCGTTCTAAGTATAGCAATATACCCCCAATgtacaagatgggaatacccctttaagtttgtaaATCAGAAGTTGAAGCAAAATTTAACTGACGGAGACATTATAGTTTTTCTGCTTTGTTGTGGCCGTTTTTGTGAAGTGCAGCCATGTTTGTTGTCCCATTTCCTGGCGCCGAAGAATTTTATTATAATTAGCTTTCCTGTTATTCAGATGAAGTTAATCAGTTATAAGTTAAAATTAACTTATATGATGCAGAACAGAAAGTTATTGCTAGGTAGACATTTTTGCTTTAAAGGCTATTGACACTAAGTCATTAccttgagttaaaggggttgtccgggatcacagTCTTTTAAACTAACATTAGTATTCACCGTTAAATGTATCTGTAAGGTCCCCCTGAAggttcccccccctttttttttctccctctctctcacTCCTCCAGGTTACCGAAGCTGCGCTAGGTATTGTTTACATTGCAGCGCTCCCTCTGTCATTTCCTGCCGCACTGCCATAAAGGTCCCGCAAGGCAGAGCGACTCTGTAGATTGACGTCTCAATCCCAACCactccctttaatcaatattccTTTTCCTGGCATTCCTCCCCCTCATCTGTAAGGACATGGGAGGCATGCCTACAGCACTTGAATATGCATAATCCATGCATCTGACGGGAGGTCCTGATCTGGGGGGGACGGACTGACGGGAGGTCCTGATCTGGGGGGGGACGGACTGACGGGAGGTCCTGATCTGGGGGGGGACGGACTGACGGGAGGTCCTGATCTGGGGGGGGACGGACTGACGGGAGGTCCTGATCTGGGGGGGGACGGACTGACGGAGGTCCTGATCTGGGGGGGGACGGACTGACGGGAGGTCCTGATCTGGGGGGGGACGGACTGACGGGAGGTCCTGATCTGGGGGGGGACGGACTGACGGGAGGTCCTGATCTGGGGGGGGACGGACTGACGGGAGGTCCTGATCTGGGGGGGGGACGGACTGACGGGAGGtcctgatctggggggggggggggggactgacgGGAGGtcctgatctggggggggggggggactgacgGGAGGtcctgatctggggggggggggggactgacgGGAGGtcctgatctgggggggggggggggactgacgGGAGGtcctgatctgggggggggggggggactgacgGGAGGtcctgatctggggggggggggggactgacgGGAGGtcctgatctgggggggggggggcctgacgGGAGGtcctgatctgggggggggggactgacgGAGGtcctgatctgggggggggggggactgacgGGAGGtcctgatctggggggggggggggggactgacgGGAGGtcctgatctggggggggggggggactgacgGGAGGtcctgatctggggggggggggactgacgGGAGGtcctgatctggggggggggaggggggggactgACGGGAGGtcctgatctggggggggggggactgacgGGAGGTCCTGATCTGGGGGGGGGACCGGCTGACAAAAACCTAGGTCTTatcaagcaaaaaatacggtacttcctcTTAGGAaataaaagccagaatataaaTGCAAATAGAGCATTgtgcaggtaaaaaaaataaaaataaaaaaagcagaatGTCAATCAGGAAAGAGATGTAGTGTGGCAGCAAGCTTATGATTAATTCTGCAGCCACAGCAGTGGATAGTAAATGTATACCGCTGACTCGCTTACAATGTTGTCATTTTCATATTTAATAGGTAAAGGAAATCCAAGAGGATTTAGAAAAGCTAAGCCCTCAGAAAATCAGGCACACAAGGAAGGTAAGAACAAAGACTTGTGACACTAGGGGCTAGTGATTTCCTCTCTTGTGGTCTTGAACGGTCAAAATTTGTGAATAAAGGTGTTGGGACgaataaagttaataaatgtgTTTACCTACCCAGACACAATAGTGAGAAATATCCTGTGCACGCTACTCATATTGTATCAGGGAGATCACACGCTCGTCCTGCGGAACGCCATGTGTACCCATGTCATCAGGTGTGGGGCATCCGCTATAATACACAGCTGACGCCCCGCTCTAAGTTCAGAGGAGCCGGTTAACCTCTTGAATTCTGCAATTAACTGTGCTTTAGCAAGTAAAAGGGACAAACTAAGGCTTCCACTTTCATTGCATCACAGGGAAGCCCTTTGACATGATCAAAGCACATATCTAGCGTTGGCAGACTGTGACTGGTCTATTGAAGGGCCCCCAGCGCTGTCTTACCATATTTCCCGTTGGTCTGTTACTACACAGGCTAATCTAATGGCATATAGCTATATGGCAGTACATTATAGATCAAAAACATTATGTTGATACTAAAAAGTAATGTTAAAGAatcctataaaataaaaaactaatatttttttgttttcaataaatacattttatttactaAGTGCCATCTTATTGTCACCACCATAACATATGATCAGTGTATGCTGTAaaataaataagcaaataacaacTGCAAAATCTGTCTGTCTGTACATGTGTGTAAAATCGCACCTGCACAAAGTACAACAAAGCCTCCTAGAGCTACATGGCACTAAAATATATTGATGCCAAAATGCTCAgagcaaaaataaaaacactggaggagtttcccatagcaaccaatcagattccatctttaattttccaaaggagctgtgaaaaataaaagtggaatctgattggttgctatgagcaagtaATCCAGTTCTATTgagcaccagtttgataaatccccaCTGTTCTGGTCCTCAAAGGCAAAATTGGCCAAGTCCTCaaggagtaagggtccattctgTCGGGGATATAAGGCAAATGctttatattaggctactttcacacttttgcagtcaccggaactgcctgccggatcaggcaatctgcatgcaaacggacagcatttgtagactgatccggatgcggatccgtctcacaaatgcattgcaagaacgtcatacggacaaactgatccgttttctatttttattttcatttttaccgGACGGATCAGGCATTCCGGGAActgatctggaattttggacatagaaaataccgcagcatgctgcggtatttatctccatcctgaaaaggctaaaagactgaactgaagacatcctgaacggatttctctctattcggaatgcatggggatgaaactgatcagttcttttccggtattgagcccctaggacggtacTCAATGCcgtaaaagaataacgctagtgtgaaagtaccctaaaagaaaggatcaaagaaAAAAATTCAAAGGGAATTGATCCTAGAAGCGAACATATAAAACACCTTCAAAATAATTTGTTGTTAATTTAATTATGTTGTGCAATCAGTGAAATATGGTACAatagtctatgcaaaaatataaatgatttattatacaataacttaaaaTCAATGCTTAATGAATGTGAAactcaataatatgcaataacacacagtggtatgcagtacccaaaattcGACACTAGATGGCTCTAACAGAATACCAGCATTCCATATcacttcttaaagggcttctgtcaccccactaaacgcatattattatttttttgtctacttataatccctatcctgccatattgccataaattatgttattaataattttcgttcagtagatttagccaaaaacttacttttatgatatgctaattacctttctaccagcaagtagggcgtctacttgctggcgtagcagccgcagaaaactgccctctccttctgttgattgacagggccagcagcgatctcctcctccggccggccctgtcagcatttcaaaaatcgcgcgcctgtgttgatttggcgcaggcgctctgagagaaggagactcgcctcctcagcactccctcagtgcgcctgcgccgatgacgtcaccgaaagtgAAGACGTCATCTGCGCAgtcgcactgagggagtgctgaggaggcgagcctctttctctcagagcgcctgcgccgaatcaacacaggcgcgcgatttttgaaatgctgacagggccggccggaggaggagatcgcggctggccctgtcaatcaaca
This is a stretch of genomic DNA from Bufo gargarizans isolate SCDJY-AF-19 chromosome 3, ASM1485885v1, whole genome shotgun sequence. It encodes these proteins:
- the LOC122932662 gene encoding thioredoxin domain-containing protein 17-like isoform X1; its protein translation is MADYTEVKVRGYEDYCREAEKHKGRPLFALFCGDKDEQGLSWCPDCVTAEPVVRKELTHLPEGSVFIYCQVGERPYWKDPNNEFKRILKLKGVPTLLKVGTPQKLTEEECLKCDLVQMLFSED
- the LOC122932662 gene encoding thioredoxin domain-containing protein 17-like isoform X2, which gives rise to MADYTEVKVRGYEDYCREAEKHKGRPLFALFCGDKDEQGLSWCPDCVTAEPVVRKELTHLPEGSVFIYCQVGERPYWKDPNNEFKRILKLKGVPTLLKPQKLTEEECLKCDLVQMLFSED